Proteins encoded by one window of Vanacampus margaritifer isolate UIUO_Vmar chromosome 17, RoL_Vmar_1.0, whole genome shotgun sequence:
- the LOC144037062 gene encoding uncharacterized protein LOC144037062: MCATTNVTCEKELCGAQEENERQRQLLDAVYKQPRVVLNRADVCETYLCPEWQESDFRDVSEEDNLEPLQVKEEEQPHPPNINKEEQLPRYIKEEEEFTELPRTDVHLKTKDECQYENNKGAEPSSSSSRQLTTTEDDEDHRGGSQADSRLALMSDAEDASHSPRTDDEQSDGDVTCHTGSKCWKCSLCKQTFGSNSHLRRHMISHTGEKPFPCSVCGRRFSYKTSLKVHTRTHTGEKRFACSVCGQCFTQKGDLKVHTRNHTGEKPFACSVCGHKCASKGNLNKHTITHTGEKPFACPVCGQCFTQKGHLQTHTRTHTGEKPFACSVCGQCFTQKGHLQRHTRTHTGEKPFACSVCGQCFARKRSLKMHTRTHTGGKPFACSVCGKCFTRKGDLNKHTRTHTGEKPFACSVCGQCFTQKGDLKMHTRTHTGEKPFACSVCGHKFAYKGDLNKHTRIHTGEKPFACSVCGQCFTRKGHLQTHTRTHTGEKPFACSVCGQCFTKKVHLQTHTRTHTGEKPFACSVCGQSFSDRPKLQSHTRAHTGEKKPFACSVCGQIYSSNANAKRHRCAGVNSRD; encoded by the exons ATGTGTGCTACAACGAACGTGACGTGCGAAAAAGAGCTTTGTGGAGCACAGgaggagaacgagcgacaacgtCAGCTGCTGGACGCTGTGTACAAGCAGCCTCgtgttgtgttgaacagagcag acgtcTGTGAAACATATCTTTGTCCTGAGTGGCAGGAGTCAGACTTCCGTGACGTGTCAGAGGAGGACAACCTGGAGCCTCTCCaggttaaagaagaggagcagccacaccctcccaacataaataaagaggagcagctgccacgatacattaaagaggaggaggagtttaCAGAGTTGCCCAGGACTGATGTCCATTTGAAGACTaaagatgaatgtcaatatgaaaacaacaaaggggcggagccttcaagcagcagctcaagacaacTGACAACAACtgaagatgatgaggaccaccgtggaggatcacaagcagacagccGGTTAGCTCTAATGTCAGATGCTGAAGACGCGTCACACTCTCCTCGCACTGATGACGAACAGTCTGACGGTGACGTGACATGTCACACTGGCAGCAAATGTTGGAAATGTTCTCTTTGTAAACAAACTTTTGGCAGCAACTCTCATTTGAGAAGACATATGATTAGccacactggtgaaaaaccctttccctgctcagtttgtggtcgacgtttctcttacaaaacaagcttgaaagtgcacacaagaacccacactggagagaagcgttttgcttgctccgtttgtggtcaatgttttactcaaaaaggagacttaaaagtgcacacaagaaaccacactggagagaagccttttgcctgctcagtttgtggtcacaagTGTGCTTCCAAGGGAAacttaaacaaacacacaataacccacactggagagaagccttttgcttgcccggtttgtggtcaatgttttactcaaaaaggaCACTTACAAACGCAcacgagaacccacactggagagaagccttttgcttgctcggtttgtggtcaatgttttactcaaaaaggaCACTTACAAAGGCAcacgagaacccacactggagagaagccttttgcctgctccgtttgtggtcaatgttttgcTAGAAAAAGAAgcttaaaaatgcacacaagaacccacactggagggaagccttttgcctgctctgtTTGTGGTAAGTGTTTTACTAGAAAAGGAGacttaaacaaacacacaagaacccacactggagagaagccttttgcctgctccgtttgtggtcaatgttttactcaaaaaggagacttaaaaatgcacacaagaacccacactggagagaagccttttgcctgctcagtttgtggtcacaagTTTGCTTACAAGGGAGacttaaacaaacacacaagaatccacactggagagaagccttttgcctgctctgtttgtggtcaGTGTTTTACTAGAAAAGGAcacttacaaacacacacaagaacccacactggagagaagccttttgcttgctcggtttgtggtcagtGTTTTACTAAAAAAGTAcacttacaaacacacacaagaacccacactggagagaagccttttgcttgctcggtttgtggtcaaagtttcTCTGACAGGCCTAAATTACAAAGCCACACAAGagcccacactggagagaagaagccttttgcttgctctgtTTGTGGTCAAATATATTCAAGTAATGCCAATGCTAAGAGGCACAGGTGTGCTGGTGTGAATAGCCGTGATTAA